GGTGATTGCCATGGCTCCCCACTTCGGTGGCCCGGAGCGGAATCGTGCGAGAAAACGCTCGCGTTGTTCAGGCGTGCCGGCAGCAGCCACGGCGGCACCCCCGAGGCCGGGATTGGGGATGGAGAGATAGAGGCCAGCGTCGCCCCACGACAGTTCCTCGATGCTCACCACGGTTTGTAGGTTGCGGACCGACGGGGCGCCAGGCTCTCTCTTCCCTCCGCCGCCGAAGCTCACGGGGCTGGTCGCCTTGGACGCTTCCCACATCGCATTCAAAAAATCCCACGGCTTTTCGTGCTCCCGTTCATCGTACTCGCGGGCAATGGGGCGCATCATGTTCTCCGCTACCATGTGCACCATGTCGCGCGCTTGTTTGACCTGCGGGGGCAATTCGAAATCGATCATGACCGTTTCTCCTTCCTCTGCTTCTCAGGCAGTGAGCAATCCTTCGAAGGTGGCAAAACCGCGGGCATTGCGCAGGAAGAGCTCCACCAAGTGATCGCGGATGTAGCCGTGGCCACCCAAGATTTGCACGCCCCGATCTGCCACCATCAGCGCCATGTTGGCCGCGTACTGCTTGGCCAGCACCGCCTCGCGGGTGGCGTCTTCGCCGCGATCGAGCTTCCAAGCTGCCTCCCAGGTGAGCAGCCGGGCAGCGTCGATCTCGATCGCCATCTCCGCCAGCATGAAGGCAATGGCTTGTTTTTGCGCAATGTACACGCCAAAGGCCTTGCGCTCTTTCGCGTAGTCGCGGGCGTACTCGAACGACGCGCGCGCCACACCCACGGCAGCCGCGGCCAACGCGACCCGCTGCAGGTTCAGCAACCGATCCACATTGCAACCGGCGGTTCCACCTAAACGTTGTTCGGCGGGAATCCGACACTGCTCGAACGCCACTTCGTAAGTAGCTAGGCCTTTGAGCCCCATGTTCTTCTCGCGCTCCAAGATGCGCAGCCCCGGTGTGTTGCGCTCGAGCAAGAATACGCCGACCTCGCTGCTATCGGCAACTCGGGCAAACACTGCCAAATGCTCTGCTTCCGCCGCAAGCGGAACGAAGCATTTGGTTCCTTCGAGAATGTAGGAACCGTTTTTGGGCGTGGCCGTTACCGCAAGGGAAGCGAGATCGAAGTCCCAGCGGGGCTCCACCACGGCCGCCGTTGCGGCGGTAAACGGCGTGCCCGTGTAGCGCGGCAGGATGGCGCGCTTTTGTTCCTCCGTGCCCGCTTCGATCACCGGCACCACGAGCAAGCGCGGCGCGAGCAGGTGGCAAGCAATGGAAAGATCCGCCCAAGCCAGCTCCTCGATCACCAGTGCGCTGGTCACGGCACTGTGAGCTTCGCCCGCCCCACCGTACGCCTCGGGAATGAGCGCTTGCGTAAGCCCCAACTCCCACCCTTGCTGCACGAGGGCCGAAGGGATTTCTCCCGTCTCGTCGCTCGGCCGTGCCAGGGGGCGCACTTCTTCGCGGGCGAAGGCAGCAACGGTGTCGCGGATTAGCTGTTGCTCTTCCGACGGTTCGAAACTGACCATGATGAGATCCTCCTTTTGTCCTGCTGCGCCGGCACTCGTGGCCGAGCGCTCAGCCAGGTCAGAAACTGCTCGCTGTTTTCATCGAGAGCTCGCTTGAGGTCGAAACTCGCCGGGTCTTGGTAGTATTGAATTTCCAAGCCCATGACGGCACCGGCAAACATGCCGGCGGCAAGCTGCGCATCGACTTCGGAACGAAAGCGCCCGAGCTGCTGGCCACGCTCGACGAGGCTGGCCACGAACGCGCGGAAGCGCCGCATCATGTCGCGAAACAGCTGCTCCAGCGCTGGATATGTGTCGAGCGCTTCGACCATCAAGGTGACGATCAAGCGCCGGTGGTTGCTGCGCGTGGCGTGCTCGTGACAAATCCGCCCGAGCGCCCGGATGGAGTCGGCAGGGTCGTCCACGGAAGCGATTTCCTGCACCACCCGGCGCTCGAATTGGCCGACGCGGTGCTTCACAGACTCGAGCAAAAGCTCCTGTTTGTCCTTGAAGTGGTAATACAAAGCCCCCTTCGTCACCCCCGCCGCCTTGGCGATGCGTTCGATCGACGTTGCCGCGTAACCGTACTTGGCGAAGCAATCGATGGCCACGTTCAACAATTCCCGCCGCGGATTCTCTCGGCTTGAGAGCCCCTGGGAAGGCATACTGAACGTTTAGTATGTTCCCGCGTCCCGGGCAAGCTGGTTTCTCCGGTCAGCGCTGTTCGAGGAGAACCCGGGTAGTGCGTGCGCGCGGAGGCGAGAGGGTGGCGCCTGGGCCGGGTCGACGGGTCACAACGAGCTCTGCAGGGTGGGGAGTGGTTCGGCGGAGGATGACTGTGCGGGTGCGGCTTGTTTCCGGGTGAGTTCCTTCTAGAAAGCCAACGCAGGCGAATGCAGCAGCGCAATATGCTCACTGTGACCGATCATTCCCGGCAGCGGGCGGGGCTCCGCTACGTTTACCCGGTATTGTCGCGGCGCTCGGGCGGACTGTCTGTGGGGGTGAACTTGAACCCGAACAATGCCTGCAACTGGCGGTGTGTGTACTGCCAGGTGGAAGGTTTGCAGCGGGGTGCCGCGCCGCGCATCGACGTTGCGCTGCTCCATCGCGAACTGGAGGACTTCATCCGGCAGGTAGTGTGCGGAGACTATCTCGAGCGGCATTTGCCGGTGGGGTTCCGTGTGCTCAAGGACATTGCCATCTCCGGCAACGGCGAGCCGACCACAGCGAAGGAATTTGCCGAAGTGGTCGAGACCATTGGCGCAGTTCGCACGCGCTTTGGCTTGGGCGCCGCGGTGAAAACTGTGCTGATTACCAACGGCAGCCAGTTACACCACCACGGTGTGCAGGTGGGGGTGCGCTCGCTTGTACAGTGGCAGGGTGAGGTGTGGTTCAAAGTCGATCGCGCCACAGCCGAAGGGTTGTGGGAAGTCAACCGCACGCGGATCCCCGTGGCGCGCGTGGAGGAGAATGTGCGGCTCTGTGCCGAACTTTGTCCGACTTGGATCCAGACCTGCTGGTTCGCCTGCGATGGACTCCCGCCGGCGCCGGCAGAGCTCGCCGCGTATCTAGAGTTCTTGCGCCAGGTGCAAGAACGCGGTGCCAAGCTGCGAGGGGTGTTGTTGTACACCTTGGCGCGTCCGTCGGCTCAACCCGAAGGAATTCGCCTTGCGCCATTGCCTGCCGAGGCCTTGGAACGCGTGGCGGAGCGCATTCGCGCGCTCGGGCTGGAAGTGCGCGTGAGCCCCTGACGGCGGCGGCCTGAAAGCGCTATCGGTCACGGGCTTTGTTGAGCTCGAGATTTTGCATTGTAGGGAGGCAGAACTCGCGTGTTTGAACAGGGACTGCGAAAGCCAAGCTGGGTCGTGGTCATGGCCTTGGTGGGGGTGGCCCTGATCGGGGGTTGCGGCTCGGATGGCGAGCCGCCCGGAGGCGCGGGAGTGGCAGCGCGTCCGCCCTGCCCGCAATTGGGCGTGCTGCCGGATGCTCCCAACGTATTCGAACTCCAGTGGGGAGCGACGAATACGAACGCCGCCTTGGGCTCGGGAAACATGACGAGCACCCTGTCTCTTTGCGGGGAGATCACTTCTCTCAAGTGGCCCGGCCCGAGCTATTACGACCAGCTCGATTACCTCACTTCAAACGAACCCGACGCTCGCTTAAAGCCGCATTTTGGCGCGTTGGACAGTGCAGGGGCATTCCCCGGACTCGCCTATCGTACGCGGTCCGGCCAACGTGGTTTCACCTGGCTCCGTGATTTGCCGTGGGAACACCAGCAGCAGTACACGAACGATGCTTCCAACGTGGCACTCACGATCATGCGGAACAACGCGCTCGGACTCCTCGTGCGAGCGTACCAGTTCATTCTTCCCGAGCGAAATGTCTTGGTGAACCACTACGAAGTGGAGCGCCAAGCCAACTCTCCTGTGCAAGAGGCGACGTTGATTTTTTACAGCAACTTTGCCCCAACGATGTCGCGTCAGCCGTTGTTCCCGGTGGCCGATTGGGCGCTCGACTTTAAAAACGACCATGCCGTGGTGTACGACGCGGGGGAGCGCGCTGTGCTCCATTACCTGCCGCAGAGCGAACGAGTCGATCAGCATCGGTTGGCGCGGGTGTCGCAAATTTTGCGCGAGCCCGGCCAAGGCAATGCCCTGCAAGAGCAAGTGGCCGCGCTGATCGGAGAGTTGGACGAGCCCGGTGTCTACATTGCCATGGGGGTCCGCGGGGGTGACGATGGGTACCAGTGCGGTTTCGACCAGACGGACATCTGTAAGCTGCAAAGCCGGCTAACGGAAAACACCATTCGGGTGTTCGACCTTGGTGACACGTTTGGCGAGTTCGTCCGCATGGCGTTCCAGTGCGAGCGCCAGATCACACACCCTGATGGACCGCTCGGGGAGTGCCGCAGCCGCTTGGGTTGGGTGTATGAAGCGGAAAGCGCTTACAGCGATGCGCTCGACGGCGTGTTGTCCGGCTCTCCCATCGCTGCCTGCCAAGCGAACGCGGCCTTGGCGAAGCGCTTGTTGTTCGCCGGCAACCAAGCGGAGGCGACGGTGGACATTGCCATCGCCGACACCCGCGATCACGCGTATGGCATTTTGCGCGCTACGCGGGCGGAAGACGTCAATGCCCAACGTGCCGCCACCGAGGCGTGGTGGCAACGCTTTTTGGCGCCAGCGCGCTTGCCGAACACCGACGACCCGGTGGTGCTCGCGTTCGCCAAGCGTTCGCTGATCGTCATCCGCACGGCGATGGACGAAGCGAGCGGCGGCATCGTTGCCAGCGTGAACACGCAACCACCGTACGGTGAGGATTGGCCGCGGGACGGCGCCTTCATCAACTACGCGCTCGACATCGCTGGCTACCACGAGCTCGTAACCCGCCACAACAAATTTTACGCGCGGGTACAGCGCAAGCGGCCGGCAGACTGGTCGCCCTTGTACAGCTTTGGTCCCTGTAACCGCCAGCAGCCAACATATCCGGCTTGCGTCCCCGCTGGCACCGTGGAAGCCAACTATTACACCGATCCGGTGGCCGCGATCCCCGGCCTACCCCTGTCGTTCGAAATCGATGCTGCCGGACTCGTCGTGTGGACGTTGTGGGAGCACGCCAAGTTCCTGCAGGACCCAACCGAGCGCGCGCAGTATTTGGCCGATGTGTGCTCCTCGATCGCACTCGGAGCCACCAACCTGGCGAACTGC
This sequence is a window from Candidatus Binatia bacterium. Protein-coding genes within it:
- a CDS encoding acyl-CoA dehydrogenase family protein; the protein is MVSFEPSEEQQLIRDTVAAFAREEVRPLARPSDETGEIPSALVQQGWELGLTQALIPEAYGGAGEAHSAVTSALVIEELAWADLSIACHLLAPRLLVVPVIEAGTEEQKRAILPRYTGTPFTAATAAVVEPRWDFDLASLAVTATPKNGSYILEGTKCFVPLAAEAEHLAVFARVADSSEVGVFLLERNTPGLRILEREKNMGLKGLATYEVAFEQCRIPAEQRLGGTAGCNVDRLLNLQRVALAAAAVGVARASFEYARDYAKERKAFGVYIAQKQAIAFMLAEMAIEIDAARLLTWEAAWKLDRGEDATREAVLAKQYAANMALMVADRGVQILGGHGYIRDHLVELFLRNARGFATFEGLLTA
- a CDS encoding TetR/AcrR family transcriptional regulator; protein product: MAIDCFAKYGYAATSIERIAKAAGVTKGALYYHFKDKQELLLESVKHRVGQFERRVVQEIASVDDPADSIRALGRICHEHATRSNHRRLIVTLMVEALDTYPALEQLFRDMMRRFRAFVASLVERGQQLGRFRSEVDAQLAAGMFAGAVMGLEIQYYQDPASFDLKRALDENSEQFLTWLSARPRVPAQQDKRRISSWSVSNRRKSNS
- a CDS encoding radical SAM protein — its product is MQQRNMLTVTDHSRQRAGLRYVYPVLSRRSGGLSVGVNLNPNNACNWRCVYCQVEGLQRGAAPRIDVALLHRELEDFIRQVVCGDYLERHLPVGFRVLKDIAISGNGEPTTAKEFAEVVETIGAVRTRFGLGAAVKTVLITNGSQLHHHGVQVGVRSLVQWQGEVWFKVDRATAEGLWEVNRTRIPVARVEENVRLCAELCPTWIQTCWFACDGLPPAPAELAAYLEFLRQVQERGAKLRGVLLYTLARPSAQPEGIRLAPLPAEALERVAERIRALGLEVRVSP